The nucleotide sequence GAAAGCCAGGTCGGTAACAGATCCCGAAAGAATCTATGAACTGACCGAAAGCAACTGCGATATAAACATCGGTGATAAAGATCCGTACGGCGACCAGCTACGTCCACATATTGTTTGGTTTGGCGAGGCTGTCCCCATGATTGACCCTGCTATAGACTTGGTAGAACAATCGGATATTTTTGTAATTATAGGGACTTCTCTTAATGTATATCCAGCAGCCGGACTTCTTAATTACATTCGTCACGGACAACCGGTTTATCTTATTGATCCGATGGAAGTAAAAAGTTTCCGACAAGATATTAACTATATTAAAGCCGGTGCATCCGAAGGTGTCGGCATCCTTTCCGGACTTTTAAAAAAAGTATTTTTATGACACACTACATTACGTTCACACACACTCCTATCGGTTGGATAGAGCTGCAGGCTACTGATACACATCTTTGTTGTGCACGCTGGGTTCCCGAGCCCGGGCCTGTAAGCAATGGCATACTGAATCCGATTCTTCAGGAAACAGTATGGCAGTTGGAAGAATATTTTGATGGCAAAAGAACTGACTTTGACTTGCCTATTCAGCAGGAAGGAACGTCGTTCCAACAAAGGGTTTGGGAAGAGCTTCAACAAATACCTTATGGCAAGCAGATATCTTATCAGGAACTAGCCAGGCGTGCCGGAAACCCAAAAGCTTACCGTGCGGCTGGTTCAGCAAATGGGAAAAATCAGATTTTCATTATTGTACCCTGTCACCGCGTGGTACAATCCGGTGGAGATATTGGCGGATATGCATACGGAACAGAAATGAAACGTTTTCTGCTTCAACTTGAAGAACAAAACAGCAAACGATAGAAAAATAAAAGCTTACTGTCTTTTAGGGATAATCTCCCTTATTTTAAGATCGAAACAAATAACAACTAAGGGCAAAGATTATATACTTTGTACCGTGCGCCCATGGGGGTAAAAAAATGCGCCCATGGGGGTATTTTTTTACCCCCATGGGCGCACGGCAGAGATCTACCTATAAACGAGCTTACTTATGCAAGGATTGCATCTAAGGATGTACGCCAGTCTTCTTTATTCTTAGGACAATAAGTCTTGATACCCATCTGATCCGCCACTTCCACATTACGCACTCCGTCGTCAATAAAGAGAGTTTCCGAAGGAATCATTTCGCCATCTTTCAGCATAAATTCAAATATCTCGCGATTAGGCTTTGTTATGCCTATTTCGTACGAAGCGTACAACTTATCAAAATAGGCAGTGATAGGACGACCGGCTTCCGTAAATGCAGGCGTACGTGCCCAATCCAGAATAAAAGGATTGGTATTGCTTAACAAATACAATTTATAGCTGTTCCGCAAATTAAGAATATAGTCTAATTTATACTGAGGGATATCCACAATAAATCCTTGCCAGGCATAAAAGGCCATTTCTTCTGTAATCTCTTTACCTGTATGCTCGCAAAGTTTTTTGCAGAAAGTTTCCCGATCTGCCAGTCCTTCCTCCAGCTCAAGGAACACTCCTTTTTGCTGATAGGCATTAACAAACTCTGTTGCATCAGAAACTCCAATCTCAATAAACCGCTTAACAGCCCTGTCCGTATCAAGATCCATGATAACACCACCCAAGTCAAATACAATATTCTTTATCATAACAATTTCTATTATTCTATTTAATACAACACTATTTCAATTTTAGTTTTCTGCTCTAAGAATCTCATTCTGAATTATGTAAACGAATAAAATCGGCAGCATACTTTCTTGATACCGGAATTTCGTCCTCAACATGTATAAGCTTCACCATATAACCGTTTGAATTGCCGCTTACCTGATTTATTTTGTGAAGGTTCAAGACAAACGACCGGTGACAGCGGTACAGATCCGGGTGCTCGAGTGCTGCCAGATTCTTCAGCGTATTTCGTATAACCCGTGTGGCTACATTAGTCCCGTCGGACAAGTAATGAATCTTAAGCAAATTCCCCATCGATTCGATATATAATATATTACCAACCGATAGCACCACATCCGGATCTTTCTTATTGGCAGAAGAGATACTGATAAAATCAGGATCACTCATCTCCGCAGGGTTGCAATCAACCGTTTCTTCTTTTTGCTGTGCTTTTAACCGGGCATTCTTAATCATTGCAAATACTATAACAAACAAGATTCCCACGGGAAAGGTTACCAAAAAGGCATTCAATAATTGCAGAGGTTGCAGATTATCCTGCTTGAAAAAGAAGAATCCAACGGCAGAATTATAGATTCCATTTCCGAGGGCTATGGTAGACAGAAAAAAAATATCCCAAATTATCTCGCACCAGACTGTCCAAAGAATCTTCACCTGCTTCAGAAAAAAGTTAAGTAACCAATAATCAAAAAGCAGACAAACGACAGTTATAAAACCGAATCCAAGCGTGTATAAAAATTTATTACCGGGAAACTGATTAAGACCAAGAGGTTGAAAGATGTATAAAAACAAAAAGATGCAGAACCCTACAACTACAGCCGACTTCCATCCGCTGTCAACATAAGGGTAAGGTTTATCAACTACTTCCTTTATTTTAGCTAGTCGAGTCGAAATTATTGTATTCATTTATAACACATATAACGTTATCGTTTACAAAAGTACAACATAAAAGCAGATTAATAAAATTTAATAACACCTGATTGATACGTAAATTAATACCACAAAATGAGCCTACGAAATCAAAACTAAAAATTCATTCTAATCTTGATTGAAGATGGATTTTGAGTTCATGTTTTTGTATCAAGGTTTAAATTTCATAATTTTGTACTTTAGATAAGTAAAATGCAGGCTATTTACAAAATGCGTATTGCGTATATTTGTTTGATAATAGTAACGCGACTCAAAAATTGCTAAATAATAAAATGATGAAAAGAATTAGCGTATTCTGCGGTTCCAGCTTTGGATCAGAAAAAATATATGAACAAGAAGCCTATAACTTAGGCAAAGCTTTGGCAAAACGAAATATCGAACTAGTTTATGGAGGAGCAAATGTTGGTTTAATGGGGGCTGTTGCAAATGGCGTATTAGATAATAAGGGAAAAGCTATCGGAGTTCTTCCTACATTTCTGCAAAAAGTTGAAATTGGTCACGACAATTTAACCGAACTGATTATAGTCGAAACAATGCATCAACGGAAAACTAAAATGGATGAGCTTTCAGACGGAATCATTACACTACCGGGAGGCTTTGGAACACTCGAAGAATTTTTTGAAATGCTGACTTGGGCTCAACTCGGATTACATAAAAAGCCTGTTGCCATTCTAAATACAAATGGATTTTACGACGAACTGTTGTATCTTATACAGAAAATGGTTGATAAAGGTTTTTTGAAA is from uncultured Macellibacteroides sp. and encodes:
- a CDS encoding NAD-dependent deacylase, with amino-acid sequence MKKLVVLTGAGMSAESGISTFRGSGGLWEKHRIEEVASPEGFEANPALVLDFYNKRRRELLGTKPNAGHIGLAKLEQYFNVRIITQNIDNLHEQAGSTHVLHLHGELMKARSVTDPERIYELTESNCDINIGDKDPYGDQLRPHIVWFGEAVPMIDPAIDLVEQSDIFVIIGTSLNVYPAAGLLNYIRHGQPVYLIDPMEVKSFRQDINYIKAGASEGVGILSGLLKKVFL
- a CDS encoding methylated-DNA--[protein]-cysteine S-methyltransferase, producing MTHYITFTHTPIGWIELQATDTHLCCARWVPEPGPVSNGILNPILQETVWQLEEYFDGKRTDFDLPIQQEGTSFQQRVWEELQQIPYGKQISYQELARRAGNPKAYRAAGSANGKNQIFIIVPCHRVVQSGGDIGGYAYGTEMKRFLLQLEEQNSKR
- a CDS encoding HAD family phosphatase produces the protein MVMIKNIVFDLGGVIMDLDTDRAVKRFIEIGVSDATEFVNAYQQKGVFLELEEGLADRETFCKKLCEHTGKEITEEMAFYAWQGFIVDIPQYKLDYILNLRNSYKLYLLSNTNPFILDWARTPAFTEAGRPITAYFDKLYASYEIGITKPNREIFEFMLKDGEMIPSETLFIDDGVRNVEVADQMGIKTYCPKNKEDWRTSLDAILA
- a CDS encoding LytTR family DNA-binding domain-containing protein codes for the protein MNTIISTRLAKIKEVVDKPYPYVDSGWKSAVVVGFCIFLFLYIFQPLGLNQFPGNKFLYTLGFGFITVVCLLFDYWLLNFFLKQVKILWTVWCEIIWDIFFLSTIALGNGIYNSAVGFFFFKQDNLQPLQLLNAFLVTFPVGILFVIVFAMIKNARLKAQQKEETVDCNPAEMSDPDFISISSANKKDPDVVLSVGNILYIESMGNLLKIHYLSDGTNVATRVIRNTLKNLAALEHPDLYRCHRSFVLNLHKINQVSGNSNGYMVKLIHVEDEIPVSRKYAADFIRLHNSE
- a CDS encoding TIGR00730 family Rossman fold protein — protein: MMKRISVFCGSSFGSEKIYEQEAYNLGKALAKRNIELVYGGANVGLMGAVANGVLDNKGKAIGVLPTFLQKVEIGHDNLTELIIVETMHQRKTKMDELSDGIITLPGGFGTLEEFFEMLTWAQLGLHKKPVAILNTNGFYDELLYLIQKMVDKGFLKQANQEMLILSNNIDDLIDKMKNYKAPAFGKWINKSEI